In Ovis aries strain OAR_USU_Benz2616 breed Rambouillet chromosome 14, ARS-UI_Ramb_v3.0, whole genome shotgun sequence, a single genomic region encodes these proteins:
- the MYADM gene encoding myeloid-associated differentiation marker isoform X2, whose amino-acid sequence MPVTVTRTTVTTTMSSSSGLGSPTIVGSPRVLTQPLGLLRLLQLVSTCVAFSLVASVGAWTGPMGNWSMFTWCFCFSVTLIILIVELGGLQVRFPLSWRNFPITYACYAALFCLSSSIIYPTTYVQFLSHGRSRDHAIAATAFSCIACLAYATEVAWTRARPGEITGYMATVPGLLKVLETFVACVIFAFISDPALYQNQSALEWCVAVYSICFILAAVAILLNLGDCTNVLPISFPTFLSGLALISVLAYATALVLWPLYQFDQKYGGQPRRQMDPVCGRSHVHYVCFWDRRLAVAILTGINLLAYLADLVYSARLVFVRV is encoded by the coding sequence ATGCCGGTGACGGTAACCCGTACCACCGTGACAACCACAATGTCGTCATCCTCCGGCCTGGGCTCCCCAACCATCGTGGGGTCCCCTCGGGTGCTGACCCAGCCGCTGGGCCTCCTCCGCCTGCTGCAGCTGGTCTCCACCTGCGTGGCCTTCTCGCTGGTGGCCAGCGTGGGCGCCTGGACGGGGCCCATGGGCAACTGGTCCATGTTCACCTGGTGCTTCTGCTTCTCCGTGACGCTCATCATCCTCATCGTGGAGCTGGGCGGGCTCCAGGTGCGCTTCCCGCTGTCTTGGCGCAACTTCCCCATCACCTACGCCTGCTACGCCGCCCTTTTCTGCCTCTCCTCCTCCATCATCTACCCCACCACCTACGTGCAGTTCTTGTCTCACGGGCGCTCCCGGGACCACGCCATCGCCGCCACAGCTTTCTCCTGCATCGCCTGCCTCGCCTACGCCACCGAGGTGGCCTGGACCCGGGCCCGGCCCGGCGAGATCACCGGCTACATGGCCACCGTGCCTGGGCTGCTCAAGGTGCTGGAGACCTTCGTGGCCTGCGTCATCTTTGCCTTCATTAGCGACCCGGCGCTGTACCAGAACCAGTCAGCCCTGGAGTGGTGCGTGGCCGTATATTCCATCTGCTTCATCCTGGCGGCCGTGGCCATCCTGCTGAACCTCGGCGACTGCACCAACGTCctgcccatctccttccccacttTCCTGTCGGGCCTGGCCCTGATCTCCGTTCTCGCCTACGCCACGGCCCTGGTCCTCTGGCCACTCTACCAGTTCGACCAGAAGTACGGCGGTCAGCCGCGGCGGCAGATGGATCCCGTTTGCGGCAGAAGCCACGTCCACTACGTGTGTTTCTGGGACCGCCGGCTGGCCGTGGCCATCCTGACAGGCATCAACCTGCTGGCTTACCTGGCTGACCTGGTATACTCAGCCCGCCTGGTTTTTGTCAGGGTCTGA